The Gymnogyps californianus isolate 813 unplaced genomic scaffold, ASM1813914v2 HiC_scaffold_38, whole genome shotgun sequence genome includes a region encoding these proteins:
- the LOC127028667 gene encoding olfactory receptor 14J1-like, producing MSNGSSITQFLLLAFADTRELQLLHFWLFLGIYLAALLGNGLIITAVACDQRLHTPMYFFLLNLSLLDLGSISTTVPKAMTNSLWDTRAISYLGCAAQVFLFFFLVGAEFSLLTIMAYDRYVAICKPLHYGTLLGSRACVHMAAAAWGSGFLSAVLHTASTFSIPLCQGNAVNQFFCEIPQILKLSCSDSSLREAGLLAFSLCLVFGCFVFIVLSHVQIFRAVLRIPSEQGRHKAFSTCLPHLAVVSLFISTAIFANLKPPTISSPSLDMLVAVLYAVVPPAVNPLLYSMRNKELQNALKNLILEVVFQQQ from the coding sequence ATGTCCAACGGCAGCTCCATCacccagttcctcctcctggcgtTCGCAGACacgcgggagctgcagctcttgcacttctggctcttcctgggcatctacctggctgccctcctgggcaacggcctcatcatcaccgctgTAGCCTGCGACCAGcgcctccacacccccatgtacttcttcctcctcaacctctccctccttgacctgggctccatctccactaCTGTCCCCAAAGCCATGACCAATTCCTTGTGGGACACCAGGGCTATCTCgtacttgggatgtgctgcccaggtctttctgtttttcttcttggttgGAGCAGAGTTTTCTCTTCTCACCATCATGGCCTACGACcgctatgttgccatctgcaaacccctgcactacgggaccctcctgggcagcagagcttgtgtccacatggcagcagctgcctggggcagtgggtttctcagTGCTGTCCTGCACACTGCCAGTACATTTTCCAtaccactctgccaaggcaatgctgtgaaccagttcttctgtgaaatcccccagatcctcaagctctcctgctcagacTCCTCCCTCAGGGAAGCTGGGCTTCTTGCTTTTAGCCTTTGTTTAGTATTTGGGTGTTTTGTGTTCATTGTGCTGTCCcatgtgcagatcttcagggccgtgctgaggatcccctctgagcagggacggcacaaagccttttccacgtgcctccctcacctggccgtggtctccctgtttaTCAGCACTGCCATCTTTGCCAACCTGAAGCCCCCcaccatctcctccccatccttgGATATGCTGGTGGCGGTCCTGTACgcggtggtgcctccagcagtgaaccccctcctctacagcatgaggaacaaggaaCTCCAGAATGCCCTGAAGAACCTCATTCTAGAGGTAGTATTTCAGCAGCAATAA